DNA from Microbacterium foliorum:
CGGATGCCGCGGCGAAGCCGCCCCGCATCCGCATCGCGATCATCGCCCCGGTGCCCCGCATCTGCCTCTCGAGGATGCCGGCGGGGTCGCCGTCGAGCCCCGGGTAGAAGACCTCGGCCACCTCGGGGCGATCCCCCAGCCACTGCACGATGCGTCGCGCGTTCTCCTGCTGCGCGCGCATCCGCACCGGCAGGGTGGTGAGTCCGCGGTGCAGCAGATAGGCGCCCAGCGGATGCAGCAGACCTCCCGTCACCGCCCGCACCCGGCGCAGGGCCTCGGCCGTCGTCTCGCTGCAGGCCACCACTCCGGCGATCACGTCGCCGTGGCCGCCCAGATACTTGGTCGCGCTGTGCAGCGACATGGCCGCGCCGTGATCGATCGGGTTCTGCAGCACCGGCGTCGCGAAGGTGTTGTCGACGACGACCGGCACGTCTCCCGCGCGAGCGACGACGGCGGCGATATCGGCGAGGTCGAGGGTCGGGTTCGCCGGAGTCTCGAGCACCACCAGACCCGTGTCCTGGCGGATCGCCGCGGCGACGTCGGCCGCCTCGCAGTAGGTCGTCTCGACGCCGAGGAGCCCCGACCCGAGCAGGTGGTCGGTGCCCCCGTAGAGCGGACGCACCGCCACCACGTGGTGCTTACCCGCCGCCGGACCGTGGGCGAGGATCACGGCGGTCATCGCCGCCATCCCCGACGCGAACGCGACCGACGCCTCGGCGTGCTCCAGTTCGGCGAGCGCGTCTTCGAACCGCGCGACGGTCGGATTCCAGAGGCGCGCATAGACGAGGCTGCCGTCGGCAGGTGGACGGCCCCCCGTCGCCATCGCCTCGTACGAATCGCCGCCCCGTTCGATGTCGGGAAGCGGATTGGTCGTCGAGAGGTCGATCGGCAGGGCGTGCACGCCGAGTCCGTCGAGGTCGGCGCGCCCGCTGTGCACGGCGAGGGTGTCTGGATGCAACGGTGCAGTCATGCTTCCACGTTGCCGGAAATGCGCTTTTGCCGCCGCGGTTCGACAGAATCACTCACTGCATCCGCCGATCTCGCTATTCTGAGCGGAACGGAGCTGCAGGGAGATGGTCACGTTGGCGAAAGCGCAACTCGACGAGGTCGATCTCGAGATCCTCGCCGTGCTCACCCGAGACGCCGAGGTCACCAACAAGGCGCTCGCCCGCGGCCTGGGTCTCGCCGAATCGACCTGCGCCCACCGGGTGCGCTCTCTGCGCGAACGAGGGATCATCCGCGACACCCGCATCAGGGTCGACGAGGCCGCCCTCGGATCGCCGCTGCAGGCGATCATCAAAGTGCGGCTGGCGAACCACACCGGCCCGAAGGTCACCGCACTGTTCGACGCGCTCGCCGGCATCCCCCGGGTGCTGCAGGTGTTCCACGTCGCGGGCGTCGACGACTTCCTGGTGCACGTCGCGGTGCAGGATGCCACGGCGCTGCGCGACATCGTGCTCGAGCACATCACGGTGCACCCCGTGGTGCGCGGTACCGAGACCCAACTGGTGTTCGAGCTGCGCGACGGCGCGGGTCTGCTCGCGCGCTGAGAGGATCGTGGGCGAGGATGGACACGTCGTCCGTCGAGCAAGGGAGCCCCTCATGAGCCGCAGCGCCACCGCAGCCACGACATCGGTCCGAGAGATGCGCGACTTCCTCTTCGCGAACGCCACCGACTACGCCGCGGCCCGCGACGGATTCTCGTGGCCGACACCCGCGACGTTCAACTTCGCACTGGAGTGGTTCGACGTCATCGCCGGCGAGAGGCCCGAGCGCCCGGCCGTGCAGATCGTCTCCGCCGACCTCACCCGCAGGTCGTGGACGTACGGCGAGCTGTCGGCGCGTTCCGACCAGGTCGCCGCGTGGCTCACCGGCATCGGCATCCGCCGGGGCGACCACGTGATCGTGATGCTCGGCAACACGATCGAGCTGTGGGAGGTGATGCTCGCGATCACCAAGATCGGGGCCGTGTCGATCCCCACCTCGACGCTGCTCTCGGCATCCGACCTCGCCTACCGCGTCGAGCACGGCCGCGCCCGCGCGATCGTGACGACGGGCGGACTCGCCGAGCGCATCGCCGACATCGACGCGCAGGTGCTGCGCATCGGGGTGGGCGACGGCATCCCCGAGGGGTGGACGCGCTTCGACGACTCGACCACCGCGCCGACGACGTTCGAGCCGGATGCACCGACCCCCGCCGACGCCACGGCCCTGCTCTACTTCACGAGCGGCACCACCAGCCGTCCGAAGCTCGTGCAGCACACGCACGTCTCGTACCCGATCGGGCACCTGTCGACGATGTGGTGGCTGGGCGTGCGTCCCGACGACGTGCACCTCAACATCTCGTCACCCGGCTGGGCCAAGCACGCCTGGTCGAGCTTCTACTCGCCGTTCCTCGCCGAGGCCACGGTGTTCGTGTACAACTACGACCGCTTCGACGCGAACACTCTCATGCAGGTCATGGACACCCACCACGTCTCGACGTTCTGCGCCCCGCCGACGGTCTGGCGCATGCTGATCCAGGCGGATCTCGGGCGCCTCACCCACCCGCCGCGCGAACTCGTCGGCGCCGGCGAACCGCTGAATCCCGAGGTCATCGACCGCGTGCGCGACGCCTGGGGCGGCACGATCCGCGACGGATTCGGGCAGACCGAGATGACGGCCTGCGTCGGCAACTCCCCCGGTCAGGTCGTGAAGGTCGGCTCGATGGGCCGCCCCCTTCCCGGTTACCCGGTCGTGCTGCTTGACCCCGCGACCGGCGAGCTCGCCGACGCCGAGGGCGAGATCGCGCTGGACCTCGCGCATCCGCCCACAGGGCTCATGGCCGGGTACTACGACGATCCCGAGAAGACGGCCGAGTCGCGGATGGGCGGCTATCACCACACCGGTGACATCGCGCAGCGGGATGCCGACGGCTACCTCACCTACATCGGTCGCGCCGACGACGTCTTCAAGGCATCGGACTACAAGATCTCACCGTTCGAGCTCGAGTCGGTGCTGCTGGAGCACGACCTCGTGGTCGAGGCGGCGGTGATTCCCAGCCCCGATCCCACGCGGCTGGCGGTGCCCAAGGCGTATGTCTGCCTGCGGGCGGATGCGGCGGTCGACGACACCGCGGCCGCACGGTCGATCTTCGCGTACGCCCACGACCGACTCTCCGCCCATCTGCGGGTGCGCATCATCGAGTTCGTGCCCGAGCTGCCCAAGACGATCTCGGGCAAGATCCGCCGGGTGGAGCTGCGGGCGCGCGAGAGCGAGCGCGTCGCCTCGGGAGACGACGCGCGGCAGCACCTCGACCGCGACTACCGCTGAGCGGCAGCGCTGAGAATCGCCGCGCGACCACCGCTGAGCGGCATCGCTGAACGGCATCGCCGCGCGCTGTGTCAGCCGGCCAGCGCCGGCTGACTGCCCGTGCTGGTGGCCGGCTTCGTGCTGCGGGGCGTGGCGGATGCTGCACCTTCGGCGACCGTGACGGCATCGACGACCGCCGCGGCCCGAGCCTCACGCGCCGCCTGCCGTGCGGGTTCGCCGGCGTTCACGACCCCGCGCGCCACCGCTCCGATCACGAGCATCGCGACGAGCATGCCGCCCGACACGAGCATCGGCGTCCACTGGCTCGCGAACGACGCCGTCGAGCTGAGCAGGGCGCCGGGTATCCACAGGCCCACTGCTCCGCCGGCGAGTCCTGCCGCGCCGCGCATGATCGCGACGGCTGCGACGATCGCGCACAGTGCCGCGAACACCGCCCCGGCCATACCGATCGGCACCAGAATCGATGCCAGTTCGCTTGCCACTCTCGATGACGTCATCACGACCCCCCGGTCAACGGAACCTCCGTATGACCAACATTACGAAGTGTCGGCATTCCGGGCATCCGTCTCAAGGATGATGTTCTGCGATCGTGACGCCTCGCGCCGCGCCCGACGCGGCGAGCCGCCCGCCCCCGAGTCAACGCCGGGTCAACGCCGGGTCAGCGCCGGGTCAGCCAGGCGAACCGCGAGCCGCGCACCACCCGCACGGGCTGGGTGAGCACCGCATCGACGACCATGGATCCGTCGGTGGGTCCGACGATCGCGATGGCGGACGTCTCGGTGGACTCGACCGGGTCGACCGGCATGCGCGCGAGCGACCGGTGGGCGCGCACGTAGGCCGGAACCAGCAGCGTGATCGCCCCGAGCCACGCCAGCGGGTTGCTGAGAGCCACCCCCTCGAAGCCGATCAGTGCGCCCAGCACGACGGCCGCGCCCACCCGCATCACCAGCTCGATGACGCCGGTGACCGTGGGGATGAGGGTGTGGCCGAGTCCCTGCAGCGCGCCGCGGAGCACGAACAGCACCCCGAGCGCCCAGTAGCCGCATCCGTTGATGACGAGCATGAGGTGCGCGAGGCGCACGACCTCGTCGGACCCCTCCCCCACGAACAGCCGCACCATGGAGGTGCCGAACGCGATGATGAGCGCGCCGAGCAGGGCGCCCGTGATCACCGCCATCCAGGTGCCCTCGATGACTCCTCGGCGGATGCGGTCGGGCCGCCGACCGCCCAGATTCTGCGCCGCGTACATCGAGGACGCGAGTCCCAGCGACGACAGGAACGCCACCGCCAGACCGTCGACGCGGGAAGCCGTGGTGTACGCGGCGACCGCATCGGAGCCGAGGGTGTTCAGCGCGACCTGCACGGTGAGGGTGCCGATCGCGATGATCGACGCCTGGAACCCCATCGGCAGACCGAGCCGCAGGTGCTCGCGGACGTCGTCGCGGGAGACCCGCCAGTCCGCACGGCGCAGGTGCAGCATCGGCAGACGACGACGCACGAACTCGAGGCAGAGCACCACCGAGACCGCCTGTGCGATGACGGTGGCGAGCGCCGCGCCGCCCACGCCCCAGTCGAGCGGACCCACCATCAGCACGACCAGTGCGACGTTGAGGACGCACGAGACGGTGAGGAAGATCAGCGGGGTGCGGGAGTCGCCGATCGCACGGATGATCGCCGACAGGTAGTTGAAGAACATCGTCGCGCTCGCGCCGATGAAGCTGATCTGCGTGAAGGTCGTCGCCTCGGGCATGAGCTCTGCGGGCGTCTGGAGCAGATCGAGCAGGGGCGCCGCGATCAGCGGCGCGACGACGGTGAGGACCACACTCGTCGCACCGGTCAGGATCACGCCGGTCGCGACGGATCGCCGCACGGCAGCGCCGTCGCCCGCACCGAATGCCTGGGCGATGGGGATCGCGAAGCCGCTGGTGAGACCCCACGCGAATCCGATCAGCAGGAACAGCAGGCTGCCCGTCGCGCCGACGGCGGCGAGCGACTGCACGCCGAGGTGCCTGCCGACGACGACGGCGTCGGCGAACTGGTACATCTGCTGCACGACGTTGCCGAGCAGCAGCGGGATCGAGAACGAGAGGATGACGCGCCACGGGCGGCCCGTGGTGAGGGAGGTGGCCATGAGGGAGCGGCTCGCAGGACTGGGGATGATCGGGGGAGCGTTCAGGATATCGAATCGATTCGGGGCGGCGAAAGGGTCGATTCTCTCGGACCTGGCAACGCCGGTCTTGACTTCGAACCTCGAACCGAGCGGATCCGCGGACCGCGTGGGTTGACGTCAACAGCACCCTGCTCGCGGACGCACTCCCGGAAGTCACGAATTGATCACAGCCCCTTGACTTCGAGACTCGAACTCAAGGAAAGTGTCTCCGGAGCGAGTCCCGAATGGCCGGGATTCCGATCTCGGGCGATGGCGCCCACCACGCATGCACAGCGAAGGAGCTCGTGATGAAGAAGAAGTACGCACTGGCCGCACTCGGCCTGGTCGGGGCACTCGCCCTCGCCGGCTGTGGCGGAGGAGGAGCAGGCTCGACCGGCGGACCCGCAGGAGCAGAGGGCGCCGACAAGGGCGACATGCTCATCGGCGTCTCGATGCCGACCGAGACCTCGGAGCGCTGGATCGCCGACGGCGACGCGGTGCAGGCGGGCCTCGAGGATGCCGGGTACCAGGTCGAGCTGCAGTACGCCGGCGACGACATCCCCACTCAGGGTCAGCAGATCGACCAGATGATCACCAAGGGCGCCGACCTGCTCATCGTCGCGGCCATCGACGGCACCGCGCTGTCGTCGCAGCTCGACGCCGCGGCGGCCGCCAACATCCCGGTGATCTCCTACGACCGCCTGATCCGCGACAGCGAGCACGTCGACTTCTACGTGACCTTCGACAACTACAAGGTCGGCGTGCAGCAGGCCACCTCGCTGCTCGTCGGCCTCGGAGTCCTCGACGCCGACGGCAAGGAGACCGGCCAGAAGGGGCCCTTCAACATCGAGCTGTTCGCCGGCTCGCTCGACGACAACAACGCGCACTTCTTCTGGAAGGGCGCGATGGACACCCTGCAGCCGTTCATCGACGACGGCGTGCTCGCGGTTCCGTCCGGCCAGGTCGAGATCGAGCAGGCCGCGACCCTGCGCTGGCAGCAGGAGACCGCACAGAAGCGCATGGAGGATCTGCTGACCTCGACCTACGGCAACGGCACGAAGCTCGACGGAGTGCTGTCGCCGTACGACGGGCTCTCGCGCGGCATCATCACGGCGCTGCAGGGCACCGGCGGGTTCGGGGCCACCATCGCCGACGGCCTGCCCGTCGTCACGGGCCAGGATGCCGAGATCGCCTCCATCACGCTGATCGACAAGGGCGTGCAGTTCTCGTCGATCTTCAAGGACACCCGCAAGCTCGCCGAGCAGTCGGTCGTCGCCGCAGAGGCGATGCTCGAGGGCGATGAGCCCGAGGCGAACGACACCGAGACCTACGACAACGGGGTGAAGGTCGTGCCCTCGTACCTGCTGCAGTCCGACATCGTCTACAAGGACAACATCACCTCGCTCCTGGTCGACTCCGGCTACTGGACGCAGGCCGAGGTCGACTCGGGCGTCGCCGAATAGATCTCCCTCGGGGCGTGCTGCCGGACCGGCAGCACGCCCCACTCTCACGAAAGGACATCGGGTCATGACGACACCGGTTCTGCAGATGCGGGAGATCGAGAAGAGCTTCCCGGGTGTGAAGGCGCTCCAGGGCGTCAGCCTCGACGTGAACCGCGGCGAGATCCTCGCGATCTGCGGCGAGAACGGCGCGGGCAAGTCCACCCTCATGAAGGTGCTCTCCGGCGTCTATCCGCACGGCACGTACGACGGCGAGATCATCTACGAGGGCGAGGTGGCCGCCTTCGGCGCGATCACCGACTCCGAGCAGAAGGGGATCGTGATCATCCACCAGGAGCTCGCGCTGATCCCCTATCTGAGCGTCGCCGAGAACATCTTCCTCGGCAACGAGCGTCGGGCGAAGAACGGCCTCATCGACTGGGACAGGGCGAACGCCGAGGCATCCGCGCTCCTCGCACAGGTGGGGCTCGACGAGAACCCGGCCACGCCCGTCGCGCAGCTCGGCGTGGGAAAGCAGCAGCTCGTCGAGATCGCCAAGGCGCTGTCGAAGAACGTGCGCCTGCTGATCCTCGACGAGCCGACCGCCGCGCTCAACGACACCGATTCCGCGCACCTGCTCGATCTGCTTCGCCGGCTGCGCGACGAGGGCATGACGTCGATCATCATCTCGCACAAGCTCAACGAGATCGCCGAGATCGCCGACCGCACCACGATCATCCGCGACGGCAAGACGATCGAGACCCTCGACATGAAGGATCCCGCCTCGACCCAGGAGCGGATAATCCGGGGAATGGTCGGCCGCGATCTGGCCCACCGCTACCCCGAGCGCGTCTCGAACCCGGGCGAGGAGGTGCTGCGCATCGAGAACTGGTCGGTGAGCCACCCCACCCAGCCGGGACGCGTCATGGTCGACGACGCCTCTCTGTCGGTCCGCGCCGGAGAGGTCGTCGGCATCGCCGGTCTCATGGGCGCCGGACGCACGGAACTCGCGATGAGCGTGTTCGGGCGCACCTACGGACGCCATGCACGCGGCAAGGTCTTCGTCCGCGGCAAAGAGGTGAACACCTCGACGACGAGCGCCGCCATCCGTGCGGGCATCGCCTACGCCACCGAGGACCGCAAGCGATTCGGGCTCAACCTCATCGACGACATCCGGCACAACATCACCATGGCGTCACTGCGCCTGATCAGCCCCGGCGGATGGATCAATGCCAACCGCGAACTGCAGGTGGCGGAGCAGTACCGTGCCGAGCTGAACATCAAGACCCCCAGCGTGCTCCAGCTCGTCGGCAACCTCTCCGGAGGCAATCAGCAGAAGGTCGTGCTGAGCAAGTGGATCCAGACCGCACCCGACGTCCTGATCCTCGACGAGCCGACCCGCGGTATCGACGTCGGCGCGAAGTACGAGATCTACACGATCATCAATCGCCTGGTCGCGGCCGGCAAGGGAGTGCTGGTGATCTCCTCGGAGCTGCCCGAGCTCCTCGGCATCTGCGACCGCATCTACACCCTGGCCTTCGGCAGGATCACCGGTGAACTCCCCGCCGCAGAAGCCACACAGGAGAACCTCATGCAGCTCATGACCCTCGAAAGGACGGCCGCGCGATGACCGGCGTCAGCAACCTCTTCAGCCTCGCCACACGGAACCTCCGCCAGAGCGGCATCCTCGTCGCCTTCATCGCGATCGTCGCGTTCTTCGCGATCCTGAACCCGACGTTCCTCTCGCCGGGCAACCTCACGAACATCGTCCTCCAGTACTCCTACATCCTGATCCTCGCGATCGGCATGGTGATCGTCATCATCGCGGGCCACATCGATCTGTCCGTCGGCTCGGTGGTGGCGCTCACCGGTGCGACGGCCGCTGTCATCGTGATCCGCGGACAGCAGCCGTGGTGGGTGGGCGTTCTCGCGGCGATCGCCGTCGGGCTGCTCGTCGGGGCCTGGCAGGGCTTCTGGGTGGCGTACGTCGGCATCCCCGCCTTCATCGTGACGCTGGCCGGCATGCTCCTGTTCCGCGGACTCACCTTCATCGTGCTGAGCAACGTCTCGCTGTCGCCGTTCGGCGGCACCTACTACTCGATCGCCAACGGGTTCATAAACGGCTTGTTCGGCGGATACGGGGTCGACGTGTTCACTCTCGTGATCTTCGCGATCGGCGTCGTCGGCTACGCCGTCTGGCAGGTCCGCAGCCGCCGGTCGAAGCTCGCTCACCAACAGTCGGTCGAGGCACTGGGCTGGTTCGTCGCCAAGATCGCGATCGTGGCGGCCGTCGTGATGTGGTTCGGCTACCAGCTCTCCACCAGCCGCGGCCTGCCGTTCGTGCTGATCATCCTCGCGGTGCTGATCATCGCGTACTCGGTGATCACGCAGAAGAGCGTGTTCGGCCGCCACGTCTACGCGATCGGCGGCAACCTGCACGCGGCCCTGCTCAGCGGCGTGAACGTGCAGAGGGTCAACTTCTGGATCTTCGTGAACATGGGCATGCTCGCCGGAATCGCCGGGGTCGTGTTCTCGTCGCGCACGAACGGTGCCCAGCCGGGGGCGGGCAACATGTTCGAGCTCGACGCCATCGCCGCCTGCTTCATCGGCGGTGCGGCCGTCACCGGCGGTGTCGGCCGCGTGGGCGGGGCGATCGTCGGTGGCCTGATCATGGCGGTGATGAGCAACGGCATGCAGCTCATGGGTCTGGACCAGGCGACCCAGCAGGTGGTCAAGGGTCTCGTGCTGCTGATCGCGGTCGCCTTCGACGTCTGGAACAAGCGTCGGGCCGGTGCCGCCCGCTGACCGCGGCGACGGCATCGACGCGCGATAAGCTCCCGCTATGAGCAGATGGCCCGCGGGATCCCAGTCGGGGTTGCGCGAGGCCAACACGGCGAAGATCGTCGATGCGGTCAAGCGCTTCGGCGGGCTCACCCAGGTCGAGCTCGCCGAAGCGACCAGCCTCTCGACGGCCACCGTCTCGGCCATCGTGAAGGAGCTCGGCCTCTCGGGCCTCATCGAGACGCACCCGACCTCGCGCAGCGGACGCCGTGCGCAGCTCGTGACGATCGCTCGGCGGGCGGGCCTGGTCGCCGCCGTGCAGATCGGCAACCGCAGCATGCGCGTGCGGCTCTCCGACGTGGGACAGGACGTCCTGGCCGACCGGTCGATGCCGCTGCCGACGGACCACGCCGAAGACACGGTGCTCGATCGCATCACTCTTCTCATCATCGACATGCTCGGCATGATCGCCGCGGATGCCGACGATCTGATCGGCGTCTGCATCGCCCTGCCCGCACCGATCGACCCGGAGACGGGGCTGATCGCCTACAGCGGGGTGATGCGCCGATGGGAGACGCGGCCGGTCGCCGAGGTCGTCGAGCAGCGGATCGGCTGCCCCGTGCTCGTCGAGAAGGACGCGAACCTCGCCGCCCTCGCCGAGGCCACGCTGGGCACGGCGCGAGACGTGAAGGACAGCCTGTTCGTGCATGCTTCGTACACGGCGAGCGCCGGCGTGGTCCTGAATTCGCAGATCTACCGTGGACGCTCCGGAACGGCGGGCGAGATCGGCCATGTGCAGGTCGACCCCGCGGGATCCGTCTGCGCCTGCGGGCAGCGCGGCTGCCTCGAAACCGTGGCCGGGGCCGAAGCGGTCACCGCGCCCCTGCGCGCCACCTTCGGGCAGGTGACGTTCAAAGATGTCATCGCCCGCGCGGCCGCGGGCGACCCCGGGTGCGCGCGGGTCGTCGCCGACGCCGCGACCGCACTCGGACGCGTCGTGGCGGCCGCCCACCAGTCGCTCGCGCCCGAGGTGATCACGGTCGGGGGCGAGCTGGTCGACGCGGGGCCCATCTTCCTGCTGCCGTTCGCCGCCGCCGTCCGCGACAACGCGCCGCAGGGGCGGACTCCGCGGCGCGACCCTGTGCCCTCGTCGTTCGGCAGGGACGCCGTTCTCACCGGCGCGATCATCCACATCCTGCAGTCGACGGATCCGTCGCAGCTGCTCGAGGACCGCTCGTGAACATCACCGCGGCGCAGGCGGAGCCCCTGCTCACCCTGCGCGGGATCTCGATGCGCTTCGGGGCGGTCGAGGCCCTCACCGACGTCGACTTCACCGTGCATGCTCGTGAGGTGGTCGGCCTCATCGGAGACAACGCCGCCGGCAAGTCCACTCTGGCCAAGATCATCGCCGGGGCGTTGACGCCCACCTCGGGCGAGATCCGCATCGACGGCGAACGCGTCGACATCTCGAGGCCCGCGGAAGCCCATCGGCTCGGGATCGCCA
Protein-coding regions in this window:
- a CDS encoding trans-sulfuration enzyme family protein, which translates into the protein MTAPLHPDTLAVHSGRADLDGLGVHALPIDLSTTNPLPDIERGGDSYEAMATGGRPPADGSLVYARLWNPTVARFEDALAELEHAEASVAFASGMAAMTAVILAHGPAAGKHHVVAVRPLYGGTDHLLGSGLLGVETTYCEAADVAAAIRQDTGLVVLETPANPTLDLADIAAVVARAGDVPVVVDNTFATPVLQNPIDHGAAMSLHSATKYLGGHGDVIAGVVACSETTAEALRRVRAVTGGLLHPLGAYLLHRGLTTLPVRMRAQQENARRIVQWLGDRPEVAEVFYPGLDGDPAGILERQMRGTGAMIAMRMRGGFAAASAVTSSTTLFTHAVSLGGVDSLIQHPAALTHRPVPEEARPDADVLRLSIGLENVDDLIADLARAFAELPSARTLVGVGRGVGVGVGVGRD
- a CDS encoding Lrp/AsnC family transcriptional regulator, with product MVTLAKAQLDEVDLEILAVLTRDAEVTNKALARGLGLAESTCAHRVRSLRERGIIRDTRIRVDEAALGSPLQAIIKVRLANHTGPKVTALFDALAGIPRVLQVFHVAGVDDFLVHVAVQDATALRDIVLEHITVHPVVRGTETQLVFELRDGAGLLAR
- a CDS encoding AMP-binding protein → MSRSATAATTSVREMRDFLFANATDYAAARDGFSWPTPATFNFALEWFDVIAGERPERPAVQIVSADLTRRSWTYGELSARSDQVAAWLTGIGIRRGDHVIVMLGNTIELWEVMLAITKIGAVSIPTSTLLSASDLAYRVEHGRARAIVTTGGLAERIADIDAQVLRIGVGDGIPEGWTRFDDSTTAPTTFEPDAPTPADATALLYFTSGTTSRPKLVQHTHVSYPIGHLSTMWWLGVRPDDVHLNISSPGWAKHAWSSFYSPFLAEATVFVYNYDRFDANTLMQVMDTHHVSTFCAPPTVWRMLIQADLGRLTHPPRELVGAGEPLNPEVIDRVRDAWGGTIRDGFGQTEMTACVGNSPGQVVKVGSMGRPLPGYPVVLLDPATGELADAEGEIALDLAHPPTGLMAGYYDDPEKTAESRMGGYHHTGDIAQRDADGYLTYIGRADDVFKASDYKISPFELESVLLEHDLVVEAAVIPSPDPTRLAVPKAYVCLRADAAVDDTAAARSIFAYAHDRLSAHLRVRIIEFVPELPKTISGKIRRVELRARESERVASGDDARQHLDRDYR
- a CDS encoding MATE family efflux transporter translates to MATSLTTGRPWRVILSFSIPLLLGNVVQQMYQFADAVVVGRHLGVQSLAAVGATGSLLFLLIGFAWGLTSGFAIPIAQAFGAGDGAAVRRSVATGVILTGATSVVLTVVAPLIAAPLLDLLQTPAELMPEATTFTQISFIGASATMFFNYLSAIIRAIGDSRTPLIFLTVSCVLNVALVVLMVGPLDWGVGGAALATVIAQAVSVVLCLEFVRRRLPMLHLRRADWRVSRDDVREHLRLGLPMGFQASIIAIGTLTVQVALNTLGSDAVAAYTTASRVDGLAVAFLSSLGLASSMYAAQNLGGRRPDRIRRGVIEGTWMAVITGALLGALIIAFGTSMVRLFVGEGSDEVVRLAHLMLVINGCGYWALGVLFVLRGALQGLGHTLIPTVTGVIELVMRVGAAVVLGALIGFEGVALSNPLAWLGAITLLVPAYVRAHRSLARMPVDPVESTETSAIAIVGPTDGSMVVDAVLTQPVRVVRGSRFAWLTRR
- the chvE gene encoding multiple monosaccharide ABC transporter substrate-binding protein; this encodes MKKKYALAALGLVGALALAGCGGGGAGSTGGPAGAEGADKGDMLIGVSMPTETSERWIADGDAVQAGLEDAGYQVELQYAGDDIPTQGQQIDQMITKGADLLIVAAIDGTALSSQLDAAAAANIPVISYDRLIRDSEHVDFYVTFDNYKVGVQQATSLLVGLGVLDADGKETGQKGPFNIELFAGSLDDNNAHFFWKGAMDTLQPFIDDGVLAVPSGQVEIEQAATLRWQQETAQKRMEDLLTSTYGNGTKLDGVLSPYDGLSRGIITALQGTGGFGATIADGLPVVTGQDAEIASITLIDKGVQFSSIFKDTRKLAEQSVVAAEAMLEGDEPEANDTETYDNGVKVVPSYLLQSDIVYKDNITSLLVDSGYWTQAEVDSGVAE
- the mmsA gene encoding multiple monosaccharide ABC transporter ATP-binding protein; this encodes MTTPVLQMREIEKSFPGVKALQGVSLDVNRGEILAICGENGAGKSTLMKVLSGVYPHGTYDGEIIYEGEVAAFGAITDSEQKGIVIIHQELALIPYLSVAENIFLGNERRAKNGLIDWDRANAEASALLAQVGLDENPATPVAQLGVGKQQLVEIAKALSKNVRLLILDEPTAALNDTDSAHLLDLLRRLRDEGMTSIIISHKLNEIAEIADRTTIIRDGKTIETLDMKDPASTQERIIRGMVGRDLAHRYPERVSNPGEEVLRIENWSVSHPTQPGRVMVDDASLSVRAGEVVGIAGLMGAGRTELAMSVFGRTYGRHARGKVFVRGKEVNTSTTSAAIRAGIAYATEDRKRFGLNLIDDIRHNITMASLRLISPGGWINANRELQVAEQYRAELNIKTPSVLQLVGNLSGGNQQKVVLSKWIQTAPDVLILDEPTRGIDVGAKYEIYTIINRLVAAGKGVLVISSELPELLGICDRIYTLAFGRITGELPAAEATQENLMQLMTLERTAAR
- the mmsB gene encoding multiple monosaccharide ABC transporter permease, whose protein sequence is MTGVSNLFSLATRNLRQSGILVAFIAIVAFFAILNPTFLSPGNLTNIVLQYSYILILAIGMVIVIIAGHIDLSVGSVVALTGATAAVIVIRGQQPWWVGVLAAIAVGLLVGAWQGFWVAYVGIPAFIVTLAGMLLFRGLTFIVLSNVSLSPFGGTYYSIANGFINGLFGGYGVDVFTLVIFAIGVVGYAVWQVRSRRSKLAHQQSVEALGWFVAKIAIVAAVVMWFGYQLSTSRGLPFVLIILAVLIIAYSVITQKSVFGRHVYAIGGNLHAALLSGVNVQRVNFWIFVNMGMLAGIAGVVFSSRTNGAQPGAGNMFELDAIAACFIGGAAVTGGVGRVGGAIVGGLIMAVMSNGMQLMGLDQATQQVVKGLVLLIAVAFDVWNKRRAGAAR
- a CDS encoding ROK family transcriptional regulator, which codes for MSRWPAGSQSGLREANTAKIVDAVKRFGGLTQVELAEATSLSTATVSAIVKELGLSGLIETHPTSRSGRRAQLVTIARRAGLVAAVQIGNRSMRVRLSDVGQDVLADRSMPLPTDHAEDTVLDRITLLIIDMLGMIAADADDLIGVCIALPAPIDPETGLIAYSGVMRRWETRPVAEVVEQRIGCPVLVEKDANLAALAEATLGTARDVKDSLFVHASYTASAGVVLNSQIYRGRSGTAGEIGHVQVDPAGSVCACGQRGCLETVAGAEAVTAPLRATFGQVTFKDVIARAAAGDPGCARVVADAATALGRVVAAAHQSLAPEVITVGGELVDAGPIFLLPFAAAVRDNAPQGRTPRRDPVPSSFGRDAVLTGAIIHILQSTDPSQLLEDRS